The Methylomusa anaerophila genome has a segment encoding these proteins:
- a CDS encoding TfoX/Sxy family protein encodes MTKLTDLPNIGTTMAGRLASAGIADAETLRQIGSREAFRKLRAVDPGACLSALSALEGAVRGIRWHNLPPEVKKDLKLFLKQLRNNYAVKSLSQ; translated from the coding sequence GTGACTAAGCTGACGGATCTGCCCAATATCGGGACAACAATGGCCGGAAGGTTAGCCTCTGCCGGGATAGCCGACGCTGAAACGCTGCGGCAGATCGGCAGCCGGGAGGCTTTCCGGAAGTTAAGAGCGGTAGACCCCGGGGCCTGTCTTAGTGCTCTGAGCGCACTGGAGGGAGCCGTACGGGGAATACGCTGGCACAACCTGCCGCCAGAGGTGAAGAAGGATTTAAAACTGTTTTTGAAACAATTGCGAAACAATTACGCAGTTAAAAGTTTATCCCAATAA
- the pepF gene encoding oligoendopeptidase F — MLIPAIGPGTVSAANGELPDRAAIADAYKWRLNDIYPNDTAWQADANKLKTLFSQVAGYQGKLGNSAHDLLACLKLQDEISILAGERLYPYARMRRDENTADNEYQALSGKAQSLLVEAKAATGFIEPEILAIPANKLAAFRRQEPALKPYSYFLDGLLLKKKHVLSPAQEELLFRSEDVTEAPADIFNTLTGADMKFPAVKDEQGQEVQLSPGRYINFLRSNDREVRRTAFEAYNNTYHQYRNTLAATLNGYVKKNIYYAKSRNYASALEASLAPDRIPVSVYDNLITTVNNHLEPLHRYVALKKKALQLQEIHMYDLYVPLVRDVRYQIPYDEGIKMVERALAPLGPDYALNLNKAITSGWIDAYETKNKRSGAYSWGIYGVHPFILLNYNNDLNDVSTIAHELGHTMHSFYSNASQPFITSQYSIFTAETASTVNEHLFLNHMLNQTTAKNKKIYLINQYLEDLRATVYRQTMFAEFEKMIYARAEQGETLTADSLERIYHDLNVKYFGPEMTVDKEIDIEWARVPHFYRNFYVYQYATGYSAATALSEQILTEGKPARERYINQFLKAGGSDTPINILKRAGVDMAAPQPIEVTLTKFAALVDQLEKLLAE, encoded by the coding sequence ATGCTTATCCCCGCCATCGGGCCTGGCACCGTTTCAGCCGCCAACGGCGAACTGCCCGACAGAGCGGCAATTGCCGACGCCTATAAATGGCGTCTTAATGACATCTACCCCAACGATACTGCCTGGCAGGCCGATGCGAATAAGTTAAAGACCCTGTTTTCCCAGGTAGCCGGTTACCAGGGAAAACTGGGAAACTCTGCCCATGATCTTTTGGCCTGCCTTAAACTCCAAGATGAAATCAGCATTTTAGCCGGCGAAAGACTCTATCCTTACGCTCGTATGCGCCGGGATGAAAATACGGCCGATAATGAGTACCAGGCGCTGAGCGGCAAAGCCCAGTCCCTGCTGGTTGAAGCCAAAGCGGCCACCGGCTTTATTGAGCCGGAAATCTTAGCCATACCGGCAAACAAGCTGGCCGCATTCCGCCGGCAGGAACCGGCGTTAAAACCATATAGTTACTTCTTGGACGGACTCCTGCTGAAAAAAAAGCATGTCCTCTCCCCAGCTCAGGAAGAGCTGCTGTTTCGTTCAGAAGATGTGACGGAAGCGCCTGCGGACATATTTAATACGCTTACCGGCGCGGATATGAAATTCCCCGCCGTTAAAGACGAACAAGGCCAGGAAGTACAGCTAAGCCCCGGCCGGTACATTAATTTTCTCCGCTCAAATGACCGGGAAGTGCGCCGTACCGCCTTTGAAGCCTACAACAATACTTATCATCAATATCGCAATACTCTGGCCGCCACTTTGAACGGCTACGTAAAGAAGAATATCTATTACGCCAAATCCCGCAACTACGCTTCCGCCCTGGAGGCCTCCCTGGCCCCTGACCGCATTCCTGTCAGCGTCTATGACAACCTTATTACCACCGTCAACAACCACCTGGAACCCCTGCACCGCTATGTAGCGTTAAAAAAGAAAGCGCTGCAGCTCCAGGAAATCCATATGTATGACTTGTATGTGCCGCTGGTCCGGGATGTACGCTACCAAATTCCTTACGATGAGGGAATTAAAATGGTGGAAAGGGCTTTAGCCCCGCTGGGTCCCGATTATGCCCTCAATCTAAATAAGGCGATTACCTCAGGCTGGATTGATGCTTACGAAACCAAAAACAAGCGGTCCGGAGCCTACTCATGGGGTATCTATGGTGTTCACCCTTTCATCCTGCTCAATTACAACAATGATTTAAACGATGTTTCCACCATTGCCCATGAATTAGGCCATACCATGCACAGCTTTTACAGCAACGCCAGCCAGCCTTTCATCACATCCCAATATTCCATCTTCACGGCTGAAACGGCTTCCACCGTCAATGAGCATCTCTTTTTAAACCACATGCTAAACCAGACAACCGCTAAAAACAAAAAGATCTATCTGATTAATCAATACCTGGAAGACCTGCGCGCAACGGTATACCGGCAGACTATGTTCGCCGAATTCGAAAAAATGATCTACGCAAGGGCGGAACAGGGCGAAACCCTTACCGCCGACAGTCTGGAGCGGATCTATCATGATTTAAATGTTAAATATTTCGGACCGGAGATGACGGTGGATAAAGAAATCGATATCGAGTGGGCCCGCGTTCCTCATTTCTATCGCAACTTCTATGTTTACCAGTACGCAACAGGCTATTCCGCCGCCACGGCCTTGTCCGAACAAATACTGACCGAAGGAAAACCCGCCCGGGAACGCTATATCAACCAGTTCCTCAAAGCGGGCGGATCGGACACTCCCATTAATATTCTGAAGCGGGCGGGAGTGGATATGGCGGCGCCCCAGCCCATTGAAGTTACCCTGACCAAATTCGCCGCTTTGGTGGATCAACTGGAAAAGCTGCTGGCGGAATGA